A portion of the Streptomyces erythrochromogenes genome contains these proteins:
- the glpK gene encoding glycerol kinase GlpK, translating into MTSSTGPFIAAIDQGTTSSRCIVFDRDGRIVAVDQKEHEQIFPKPGWVEHDATEIWTNVQEVVAGAIAKAEITAADVKAIGITNQRETTLLWDRHTGEPVHNALVWQDTRTDSLCKELGRNVGQDRFRRETGLPLASYFAGPKVRWLLDNVEGLRERAEAGDILFGTMDSWVIWNLTGGAQGGAHVTDVTNASRTMLMNLHTLAWDEKIAESMGVPLNVLPEIKSSAEVYGHVKDGVLAGVPVASALGDQQAALFGQTCFAEGEAKSTYGTGTFMLMNTGDKIINSYSGLLTTVGYQIGDQKPVYALEGSIAVTGSLVQWMRDQMGLIKSAAEIETLASSVEDNGGAYFVPAFSGLFAPYWRSDARGVIAGLTRYVTKAHIARAVLEATAWQTREITDAMTKDSGVELAALKVDGGMTSNNLLMQTLSDFLDAPVVRPMVAETTCLGAAYAAGLAVGFWPDTDALRANWRRAAEWTPRMPADQRDREYKSWLKAVERSMGWVDDEDAS; encoded by the coding sequence ATGACCAGCAGCACCGGCCCCTTCATCGCCGCGATCGACCAGGGCACCACCTCCTCCCGCTGCATCGTCTTCGACCGCGACGGCCGCATCGTCGCCGTCGACCAGAAGGAGCACGAGCAGATCTTCCCGAAGCCGGGCTGGGTGGAGCACGACGCCACCGAGATCTGGACCAACGTCCAGGAGGTCGTCGCCGGCGCCATCGCCAAGGCCGAGATCACCGCCGCCGACGTCAAGGCGATCGGCATCACCAACCAGCGCGAGACCACCCTGCTGTGGGACCGCCACACCGGCGAGCCGGTCCACAACGCGCTCGTGTGGCAGGACACCCGCACCGACTCCCTGTGCAAGGAGCTCGGCCGCAACGTCGGCCAGGACCGCTTCCGCCGCGAGACCGGCCTGCCGCTGGCGAGCTACTTCGCGGGCCCGAAGGTCCGCTGGCTGCTCGACAACGTCGAGGGCCTGCGCGAGCGCGCCGAGGCGGGCGACATCCTCTTCGGCACCATGGACTCCTGGGTCATCTGGAACCTCACCGGTGGCGCCCAGGGCGGTGCGCACGTCACGGACGTCACCAACGCCTCGCGCACCATGCTGATGAACCTGCACACCCTGGCCTGGGACGAGAAGATCGCTGAGTCGATGGGCGTCCCGCTCAACGTGCTCCCCGAGATCAAGTCCTCCGCCGAGGTCTACGGCCACGTCAAGGACGGCGTCCTCGCCGGCGTCCCGGTCGCCTCGGCGCTCGGCGACCAGCAGGCCGCGCTGTTCGGCCAGACCTGTTTCGCCGAGGGCGAGGCCAAGTCCACGTACGGCACCGGCACGTTCATGCTCATGAACACCGGCGACAAGATCATCAACTCCTACAGCGGCCTGCTGACCACGGTCGGCTACCAGATCGGCGACCAGAAGCCGGTCTACGCCCTGGAAGGCTCCATCGCCGTCACCGGCTCGCTCGTCCAGTGGATGCGCGACCAGATGGGCCTGATTAAGTCCGCGGCCGAGATCGAGACCCTGGCCTCCTCCGTGGAGGACAACGGCGGCGCCTACTTCGTGCCGGCCTTCTCCGGCCTGTTCGCCCCGTACTGGCGCTCCGACGCCCGCGGTGTGATCGCCGGCCTCACCCGGTACGTCACCAAGGCGCACATCGCCCGTGCCGTCCTGGAGGCCACCGCCTGGCAGACCCGCGAGATCACCGACGCCATGACCAAGGACTCGGGCGTCGAGCTCGCGGCCCTCAAGGTCGACGGCGGCATGACCTCCAACAACCTGCTGATGCAGACGCTCTCGGACTTCCTGGACGCCCCCGTGGTGCGCCCGATGGTCGCCGAGACCACCTGCCTCGGCGCCGCCTACGCCGCCGGCCTGGCCGTCGGCTTCTGGCCCGACACCGACGCCCTGCGCGCCAACTGGCGCCGCGCGGCGGAGTGGACCCCGCGGATGCCCGCCGACCAGCGGGACCGCGAGTACAAGAGCTGGCTCAAGGCCGTGGAGCGTTCCATGGGCTGGGTCGACGACGAAGACGCCAGCTGA
- a CDS encoding MIP/aquaporin family protein, whose protein sequence is MSSSDIFIGETIGTALLTLLGGGVCAAVTLKSSKARNAGWLAITFGWGFAVLIAAYVSAPLSGAHLNPAVTVGLAVKTGEWGDTPVYFAGQLLGAMLGAVLMWITYYGQFRVHLADPEHIRDAKLGPEDPHPHDVAGPVLGIFSTGPEIRNVVQNLTTEIIGTAVLVLAILTQGLQDDGKGLGVIGVLITSFVVVGIGLSLGGPTGYAINPVRDLGPRIVHALLPLPNKGGSDWGYSWIPVVGPLVGAALAGGLYNIAFA, encoded by the coding sequence GTGTCCAGCTCCGACATCTTCATCGGCGAGACCATCGGTACCGCCCTGCTCACCCTGCTCGGTGGTGGCGTGTGCGCCGCCGTGACACTCAAGAGCTCCAAGGCCCGCAATGCGGGCTGGCTCGCGATCACCTTCGGCTGGGGCTTCGCGGTCCTGATCGCGGCCTACGTGTCCGCGCCGCTCTCCGGTGCGCACCTCAACCCGGCGGTCACCGTCGGCCTCGCCGTCAAGACCGGCGAGTGGGGCGACACGCCCGTCTATTTCGCCGGCCAGCTCCTGGGCGCCATGCTCGGCGCGGTCCTGATGTGGATCACCTACTACGGCCAGTTCCGCGTCCACCTCGCGGACCCCGAGCACATCCGCGACGCCAAGCTCGGCCCGGAGGACCCGCACCCGCACGACGTGGCCGGACCCGTGCTCGGCATCTTCTCCACGGGCCCCGAGATCCGTAACGTCGTGCAGAACCTCACGACCGAGATCATCGGCACCGCCGTCCTGGTCCTGGCGATCCTGACCCAGGGCCTCCAGGACGACGGCAAGGGCCTCGGCGTCATAGGTGTCCTGATCACGTCCTTCGTGGTGGTCGGCATCGGCCTCTCCCTGGGTGGCCCGACCGGCTACGCCATCAACCCGGTCCGCGACCTCGGACCCCGCATCGTCCACGCCCTGCTGCCGCTCCCCAACAAGGGCGGCTCCGACTGGGGTTACTCCTGGATCCCGGTGGTCGGCCCGCTCGTCGGTGCCGCGCTCGCCGGCGGTCTTTACAACATCGCGTTCGCCTGA
- a CDS encoding IclR family transcriptional regulator: MARNIQSLERAAAMLRLLAGGERRLGLSDVASSLGLAKGTAHGILRTLQAEGFVEQDPASGRYQLGAELLRLGNSYLDVHELRARALVWTDDLARASGESVYVGVLHQSGVLIMHHVFRPDDSRQVLEVGAMQPLHSTALGKVLSAYDPVAHTQAHEVEREAFTPRTVTDGTDFEAILSLTRARGWACDVEETWEGIASVAAPIHDRRRMPVGAVAVAGAVERVCGEGGEPRAALVASVRDCARSVSRDLGAGRF; the protein is encoded by the coding sequence ATGGCACGGAACATCCAGTCGCTCGAACGAGCCGCTGCGATGCTGCGACTCCTGGCGGGCGGAGAGCGCCGGCTGGGGCTCTCCGACGTGGCCTCGTCACTGGGGCTGGCCAAGGGCACGGCCCACGGCATCCTGCGCACCCTGCAGGCAGAGGGCTTCGTGGAGCAGGACCCGGCCTCCGGCCGCTACCAGCTGGGCGCCGAGCTGCTGCGCCTGGGCAACAGCTATCTCGACGTCCACGAGCTGCGCGCCCGCGCCCTGGTGTGGACGGACGACCTGGCCCGGGCGAGCGGCGAGAGCGTGTACGTGGGCGTGCTGCACCAGAGCGGGGTGCTGATCATGCACCACGTGTTCCGGCCCGACGACAGCCGCCAGGTGCTGGAGGTCGGGGCCATGCAGCCGCTGCACTCGACCGCCCTGGGCAAGGTGCTGTCGGCGTACGACCCGGTCGCGCACACCCAGGCGCACGAGGTGGAGCGCGAGGCCTTCACCCCCCGCACGGTCACGGACGGCACCGACTTCGAGGCGATCCTGAGCCTGACCCGGGCGCGCGGCTGGGCCTGCGACGTCGAGGAGACCTGGGAGGGCATCGCCTCGGTGGCGGCGCCGATCCACGACCGGCGCCGGATGCCGGTGGGCGCGGTGGCGGTGGCGGGCGCGGTGGAACGGGTGTGCGGCGAGGGCGGTGAGCCCCGCGCGGCCCTCGTGGCCTCGGTGCGCGACTGTGCGCGCTCCGTTTCACGCGATCTCGGCGCAGGCCGGTTCTGA